Genomic window (Vibrio coralliirubri):
TAATAGTACGTGACATTGACGAACACCTTTGACTATTGGAAATAAAAAAAGCTCAACTGCTATTCCCACCGATATTTAAATTGGGGTAGGAATAGAAGTTGAGCCCCATTTTCTTGATATGAAAAACTGACTAGCTTCGAGTGAAGCTAGTCAGGAAAATCAATTAAAGACCTGCTAGTTTCGCAGTGTCTTCAGCAATTACTAGCTCTTCGTTAGTAGAGATAACCATTGCAGGGATACGGCTGTTAGCTGTAGTGATAGTACCTTCGCCGCCGAAACGAGCTTTAAGGTTAGCTTCACCGTCAACTTCGATGCCGAAGATGCCTAGGCGGTTAAGAACCATTTCACGGATTGGGCCTGAGTTCTCGCCGATGCCGCCAGTGAAAGTGATTGCGTCTAGACGACCTTCTAGAGTTGCAGTGTAACCAGCTACGTACTTAGCTAGACGGTGACAGAACACGTCCATTGCACGAGTTGCTTCTTCTTTCTCACCGTAGTTGTCTTCAACGAAACGACAGTCAGAAGTCACTTCAGTTAGACCTGCAAGACCAGACTCTTTAGTTAGCATGTTGTTGATTTCTTCAACAGAGTAACCAAGAGCGTCATGTAGGTGGAAGATGATCGCAGGATCTAGGTCACCACAACGAGTACCCATTACAAGACCTTCAAGAGGAGTAAGACCCATAGAAGTATCTACAGATTGACCGTTCTTGATTGCACAAACAGAAGCGCCGTTACCTAGGTGACAGTTGATGATGTTAACTTCTTCAACTGGCTTGTTTAGTAGGCCTGCAACTTCACGAGTGATGAATAGGTGAGAAGTACCGTGCATGCCGTAACGACGGATGCCGTGCTCTTTGTACAGGTTGTACGGTAGAGCGTATAGGTAAGACTCAGAAGGCATTGTTTGGTGGAACGCAGTGTCAAATACAGCAACGTTTTGTAGACCAGGGAAGTTCTGTTGAGCCGCTTCGATACCGATAAGGTGAGCTGGGTTGTGAAGAGGTGCGAAAGTCGCAGCGTCTTGAATACCCTTAAGAACTTCATCAGTGATAAGTGCAGAAGAAGTGAACTGCTCGCCACCGTGTACGATACGGTGACCGATAGCGCCAAGGTTAGCTTTAAGCTCAGGCTTAGAAGCAAGAATAGTTTCTACCATGAAAGATAGTGCTTCTACGTGAGCTGCGCCCGCGCCTAGTTGTGCTTCATGCTTGCCATCAAGTTTCCACTTCATACGAGCTTCTGGAAGACCTAGACACTCAGCAAGACCAGTTAGGTGCTCTGCACCTGTTTCTGCATCAACAACAGCGAATTTAAGAGAAGAACTACCACAGTTTAAAACTAAAACTAGCTTAGACATTAATGACTACCTGTTTATTTTTCTGATCGAAATCAGTTAAGGATGAAAATTAATCTCAAGAATAGTCGAAGCACATAGGCTTGCGTACTAACCTTGGTCAAAAAAACGTTAATTTCCGTATAAAGTGAAAGCGCTCTTTATCAAAAAGAGGCTTGTGCATTCCTTGCAGAAGTCTTCTCAAAGTTGCTTAAATTGTAAATAAGGGCAACAATGAGATTGAGGTCTGCAAATAATAGCGATATTGTGCAAATATAACAAAAAAATTTGAAAGAATATTATTTTTCGTCAAATTTTTGTGTTTTTAGTTGATGATTTCAACTTTTTTTTAATGGGAGACTCATATGAGCAATAGAGTTGGTTTAGCTAGTAGTTTAAAAGATGGCCAAAAGTACATGGATCTCTGGCCCGTCCGAAAAGAGTTAAACGCGATCTTCCCAGAACAGCGCATTATTAAAGCGACCCGTTTTGGCGTGAAAGTGATGCCTGCGATTGCCGCTATCAGTGTTCTTACACAAATGGTCTTTAATAATTACCAAGCGATGCCACAGGCTGTGGTTATGGCTTTGTTTGCGATCAGCTTGCCGCTTCAAGGTATGTGGTGGTTGGGCAATCGCTCAAATACACAACTTCCGCCGGCGCTAGTATCGTGGTACCGCGAACTGCATGAAAAGATCACTGAAACGGGTTTTGCGTTAGAGCCTATGAAGCCGCGCCCTCGCTATAAAGAATTGGCAATCATTTTAAATCGTGCCTTTCGTCAGTTAGATAAATCCTCAATGGAGCGTTGGTTCTAAAGAATCCCAGCTCTCCCTCTTGTCTGAGAACAACTATTCATCTTCTATAGCTTGTTCTCAGATTTGCTCCTCTCTTTGTTACCTCGCTTACTTTCCGTTTAGCTTA
Coding sequences:
- a CDS encoding acetate kinase, yielding MSKLVLVLNCGSSSLKFAVVDAETGAEHLTGLAECLGLPEARMKWKLDGKHEAQLGAGAAHVEALSFMVETILASKPELKANLGAIGHRIVHGGEQFTSSALITDEVLKGIQDAATFAPLHNPAHLIGIEAAQQNFPGLQNVAVFDTAFHQTMPSESYLYALPYNLYKEHGIRRYGMHGTSHLFITREVAGLLNKPVEEVNIINCHLGNGASVCAIKNGQSVDTSMGLTPLEGLVMGTRCGDLDPAIIFHLHDALGYSVEEINNMLTKESGLAGLTEVTSDCRFVEDNYGEKEEATRAMDVFCHRLAKYVAGYTATLEGRLDAITFTGGIGENSGPIREMVLNRLGIFGIEVDGEANLKARFGGEGTITTANSRIPAMVISTNEELVIAEDTAKLAGL
- the yfbV gene encoding terminus macrodomain insulation protein YfbV codes for the protein MSNRVGLASSLKDGQKYMDLWPVRKELNAIFPEQRIIKATRFGVKVMPAIAAISVLTQMVFNNYQAMPQAVVMALFAISLPLQGMWWLGNRSNTQLPPALVSWYRELHEKITETGFALEPMKPRPRYKELAIILNRAFRQLDKSSMERWF